A genomic region of Corticium candelabrum chromosome 22, ooCorCand1.1, whole genome shotgun sequence contains the following coding sequences:
- the LOC134197532 gene encoding protein lifeguard 4-like yields MSLKDVESASDLGDDKGHQRMSYRDSLVVAQVAVQVRLGFLRKVYGILSVQLVLTIFVCSICMNLESVKSFVQTSPGILGISSIATFILLIALMVKRHEHPTNIYLLLAFTLVEAYTVGVVVTFYDKLVVLEAFILTAAVFVGLTVYTLQSKKDYSTWGACLFSFLWILIMGGLFQFFVQSEALEFVLCLAGAVVFSGFIIFDTHIMMTKLSPEEYIMAAINLYLDAINLFMYILRILSSKDK; encoded by the exons ATGAGTCTCAAGGACGTTGAAAGTGCTTCAGACCTCGGCGATGATAAAGGCCACCAACGCATGTCATACAGAGATAGCCTTGTGGTGGCCCAAGTGGCTGTTCAAGTTCGACTCG GCTTTCTGAGAAAAGTTTATGGAATACTGAGCGTTCAACTAGTGCTGACAATATTTGTCTGCAGCATCTGCATGAACCTGGAGTCTGTGAAAAGCTTTGTTCAAACCAG TCCTGGAATCCTTGGGATCTCGTCGATTGCAACTTTCATCCTACTTATTGCTTTGATGGTGAAACGGCATGAGCATCCAACCAACATATATCTTCTACTGGCATTCACACTGGTTGAAGCGTACACCGTGGGAGTAGTCG TGACGTTTTATGACAAGCTTGTTGTACTGGAGGCGTTTATCTTGACGGCAGCTGTGTTCGTTGGCCTGACTGTGTACACGCTGCAGAGTAAGAAAGATTATAGCACATGGGGAGCCTG TCTCTTCTCATTTTTGTGGATTCTCATCATGGGTGGGCTGTTTCAG TTTTTCGTGCAGTCTGAAGCATTGGAATTTGTCCTCTGTCTGGCTGGTGCTGTCGTATTCTCAGGGTTTATTATCTTTGACACACACATCATGATGACCAAGCTATCACCCGAAGAATACATCATGGCTGCAATTAATCTCTACCTCGATGCGATCAACCTGTTCATGTACATTCTCAGGATTTTGAGCTCAAAAGACAAGTAG